The following coding sequences lie in one Amycolatopsis cihanbeyliensis genomic window:
- a CDS encoding enoyl-CoA hydratase/isomerase family protein, translating into MSDEDVLLTEEHGAVRVLRMNRPAKHNALNTPLTAALLEALLAADADAGVRAVVLTGQGPSFCAGADVREFAELTPDDQDAVLHRAELTARTQALPQQLRKPIVSVVHGAALGGGAGLALGCDMMVAATGTRFGYPELTHSIVPAIVLTGLQRHLGRKLAFELISRGRTLGAEELAGAGLANRVTDPGEALAAGLEIAREWAEAEPRAIAATKDLFYRVADLPFAEAMRAGRDVNTIMRSFRD; encoded by the coding sequence ATGTCTGACGAGGACGTGCTGCTGACCGAGGAGCATGGGGCGGTCCGCGTGCTGCGGATGAACCGGCCTGCCAAGCACAACGCGCTGAACACCCCGCTGACCGCGGCCCTGCTGGAGGCGCTGCTGGCCGCCGACGCCGACGCGGGCGTACGGGCGGTGGTGCTCACCGGGCAGGGACCCAGCTTCTGCGCCGGGGCGGATGTCCGGGAGTTCGCCGAGCTGACCCCGGACGACCAGGACGCCGTGCTGCACCGCGCCGAGCTGACCGCGCGGACCCAGGCGCTGCCGCAGCAGCTGCGCAAGCCGATCGTCTCGGTCGTGCACGGCGCCGCGCTCGGCGGCGGGGCCGGCCTCGCGCTCGGCTGCGACATGATGGTCGCCGCCACCGGTACCCGGTTCGGTTACCCGGAGCTGACCCACTCCATCGTGCCCGCCATCGTGCTGACCGGCCTGCAACGCCACCTCGGCCGCAAGCTCGCCTTCGAGCTGATCAGCAGGGGCCGGACGCTCGGCGCCGAGGAGCTGGCCGGGGCGGGCCTCGCCAACCGGGTCACCGACCCCGGCGAGGCACTGGCGGCCGGGCTGGAGATCGCCAGGGAATGGGCCGAGGCCGAGCCGCGGGCGATCGCGGCCACCAAGGACCTGTTCTACCGGGTAGCCGACCTGCCCTTCGCCGAGGCCATGCGCGCGGGCAGGGACGTCAACACGATCATGCGAAGCTTCCGGGACTGA
- a CDS encoding hydroxymethylglutaryl-CoA lyase → MRDRVTICECFARDGLQHEPDFVATATKLAVLNAFVDAGFTRVEATSYSHPERVPAFRDASDVLAAVPRREGVAFKATCPNARAVRRAVADLDAGHGADELSLLVSATESHTERNLRTTRTRQWDNVAEMVRLAGGRFTLVGVVSVAFGCPFEGPVDPGRVVEDVGRFAALGVDLVTLGDTTGLGSPTTVAPVFARLAAEYPDLPVVAHFHNTRGAALANCVAALDAGCRHFDSAFGGVGGHPAGISYGGGLTGNACTEDLVNLFESMGVDTGLDLDRVLTASGLCERALGRTLHSMVARAGFGLPTKGVLRNV, encoded by the coding sequence GTGCGGGACCGGGTCACGATCTGCGAGTGCTTTGCCCGTGACGGGCTACAGCACGAGCCGGACTTCGTCGCCACCGCGACCAAGCTGGCCGTACTGAACGCCTTCGTCGACGCGGGTTTCACCCGGGTCGAGGCCACCAGCTACAGCCATCCGGAACGGGTGCCCGCCTTCCGGGACGCGAGCGACGTGCTGGCCGCCGTGCCCCGTCGCGAGGGGGTCGCCTTCAAGGCCACCTGCCCGAACGCGCGCGCCGTGCGGCGTGCCGTCGCCGATCTCGATGCCGGTCACGGCGCCGACGAGCTCAGCCTGCTGGTCTCGGCGACCGAGTCGCATACCGAGCGCAACCTGCGCACGACCCGCACCCGTCAGTGGGACAACGTCGCCGAGATGGTGCGGCTCGCCGGTGGCCGGTTCACCCTGGTCGGCGTCGTCTCGGTGGCCTTCGGCTGCCCGTTCGAGGGCCCGGTCGACCCCGGCAGGGTGGTCGAGGACGTCGGACGCTTCGCCGCGCTCGGCGTCGATCTGGTCACCCTCGGCGACACCACCGGCCTCGGCTCACCGACCACGGTCGCGCCGGTGTTCGCCCGGCTGGCGGCGGAGTATCCCGACCTGCCGGTGGTGGCTCACTTCCACAACACGAGGGGCGCGGCGCTGGCCAACTGTGTGGCCGCACTCGACGCGGGCTGCAGGCATTTCGACAGCGCGTTCGGCGGGGTGGGCGGGCACCCCGCCGGGATCAGCTACGGCGGCGGGCTGACCGGCAACGCCTGCACCGAGGACCTGGTGAACCTGTTCGAGTCGATGGGGGTGGACACCGGGCTCGACCTGGACCGGGTCCTGACCGCCTCCGGGCTCTGCGAGCGGGCGCTGGGCCGGACACTGCACAGCATGGTGGCGCGGGCCGGTTTCGGCCTGCCGACGAAGGGGGTCCTGCGGAATGTCTGA
- a CDS encoding MarR family winged helix-turn-helix transcriptional regulator produces the protein MNAPKRTSPEPGTPDSEQAPASTEASAPAPVPIHGLLSYRLSRVANAMSRSAALRYRRDFDVSLAEWRTIALLGADAPLTLNKLARLAALDKAQMSRVVTKLSERGLVLREFGAGRTTQLTLTRRGHSVYNGLIVAANERNEAFQVCLTDQEREVLDTALEKLATLARALERAEER, from the coding sequence ATGAACGCTCCCAAGCGCACCTCACCGGAACCCGGAACCCCGGACTCCGAGCAGGCTCCGGCGTCCACGGAGGCGTCGGCCCCGGCGCCGGTGCCCATCCACGGCCTGCTGTCCTACCGGCTCAGCAGGGTCGCCAACGCCATGTCCCGCAGCGCAGCACTGCGCTACCGGCGTGACTTCGATGTCAGCCTCGCCGAGTGGCGGACCATCGCGTTGCTCGGCGCCGACGCCCCGCTGACGCTGAACAAGCTGGCCAGGCTCGCCGCGCTGGACAAGGCGCAGATGAGCAGGGTGGTCACCAAGCTGAGCGAGCGCGGGCTGGTGCTGCGTGAGTTCGGCGCGGGACGGACGACCCAGCTGACGTTGACCCGCCGCGGACATTCTGTCTACAATGGACTGATTGTCGCCGCGAACGAGCGCAACGAGGCGTTCCAGGTCTGCCTCACCGACCAGGAACGCGAGGTGCTCGACACCGCGCTGGAGAAGCTGGCGACCTTGGCCCGCGCGCTGGAGCGTGCCGAGGAGCGCTGA
- a CDS encoding NAD-dependent succinate-semialdehyde dehydrogenase, whose protein sequence is MSTDSPATLLIDGRWRSGETNFDVVDPATQAVIGTATDGGEADAADALDAACRAFEAWRSTSAEQRGEFLRVAAAEIRDRVDPLAELLTSENGKPLRESAGELLGSARMLEWSAEEGRRAYGRVTPSSPSGPGLVLTAPVGPALAITPWNFPASMLIRKIGLALAAGVPLIVKPAEQTPLIATELVRIIEETGIPAGVLQSVTTSRPAEVAGTLLADKRLRKVSFTGSTEVGLGLLRGTGTHLRRTSLEMGGHSPAIVFADADLPAAAAGVAAAKFFNAGQSCIAINRLYVHREVHDEFLGLLEKKVAALRIGHGAATGTTIGPLIDRDGLDKVEHHVEDAVAHGARVLTGGTRWRPDDPELTGAFFEPTVLTGAGDDMVISRAETFGPVLPVYSFDTDEEAIERANATDYGLAAYLFGPDLDRIWTALDRLNFGVIGVNEGAPVRPELPFGGMKNSGQEREGGSEGIEAFLDTKAVSIKLRESR, encoded by the coding sequence ATGTCCACTGACTCCCCCGCGACCCTGCTGATCGACGGCAGGTGGCGGTCCGGCGAGACGAACTTCGACGTGGTCGACCCGGCCACGCAGGCAGTCATCGGCACGGCGACCGATGGCGGCGAGGCGGACGCGGCCGATGCTCTGGACGCGGCCTGCCGTGCCTTCGAGGCGTGGCGGTCGACGAGCGCGGAGCAGCGAGGCGAGTTCCTGCGCGTAGCCGCCGCCGAGATCCGCGACCGGGTCGATCCGCTGGCGGAACTCCTGACCAGCGAGAACGGCAAGCCACTCCGGGAGTCCGCTGGCGAGCTGCTCGGCAGCGCCCGGATGCTGGAGTGGAGCGCGGAGGAGGGGCGGCGCGCCTACGGCAGGGTGACCCCCTCCTCGCCGAGCGGCCCGGGACTGGTGCTGACCGCCCCGGTCGGGCCCGCGCTCGCGATCACCCCGTGGAACTTCCCCGCCAGCATGCTGATCCGCAAGATCGGCCTCGCGCTGGCCGCCGGGGTCCCGCTGATCGTCAAGCCCGCCGAGCAGACCCCGCTGATCGCGACCGAGCTGGTCCGCATCATCGAGGAGACCGGCATCCCGGCCGGGGTGCTCCAGTCCGTCACCACCTCCCGGCCGGCCGAGGTCGCCGGCACCCTCCTGGCCGACAAGCGGCTGCGCAAGGTCAGCTTCACCGGTTCCACCGAGGTCGGCCTCGGGCTGCTGCGCGGCACCGGGACCCACCTTCGCCGCACCTCGCTGGAGATGGGCGGGCACTCACCGGCCATCGTGTTCGCCGACGCGGACCTGCCCGCCGCGGCGGCCGGGGTGGCGGCCGCGAAGTTCTTCAACGCGGGCCAGAGCTGCATCGCGATCAACCGGCTGTACGTGCACCGGGAAGTGCACGACGAGTTCCTCGGCCTGCTCGAGAAGAAGGTGGCCGCACTGCGGATCGGTCACGGTGCCGCGACCGGCACCACGATCGGCCCGCTGATCGACCGAGACGGCCTGGACAAGGTGGAACACCACGTCGAGGACGCGGTGGCGCACGGTGCGCGGGTGCTCACCGGCGGCACCCGGTGGCGGCCGGACGATCCGGAGCTCACCGGCGCGTTCTTCGAGCCGACCGTGCTCACCGGGGCAGGCGACGACATGGTGATCAGCCGCGCGGAGACGTTCGGCCCGGTGCTGCCGGTGTACTCCTTCGACACCGACGAGGAGGCGATCGAGCGGGCCAACGCCACCGACTACGGCCTGGCCGCCTACCTCTTTGGACCGGATCTGGACCGGATCTGGACCGCGCTGGACCGGCTGAACTTCGGGGTGATCGGGGTGAACGAGGGCGCTCCGGTGCGTCCCGAACTGCCGTTCGGCGGGATGAAGAACAGCGGTCAGGAACGGGAGGGCGGCAGCGAGGGTATCGAGGCGTTCCTGGATACCAAGGCCGTCTCGATCAAGCTGCGGGAGTCGCGGTGA
- a CDS encoding aspartate aminotransferase family protein: MTVQEASERARLLAELDVRNIIHPHTTIGAPAEPLIIERAEGAVLWDDTGKSYVDGTCGLWQCPVGHGRAELAAAAAEQIGRLEFYSSFGDYANEPSILLADRLLRLAPPGLRKVFFTNGGSEGNETAIKLARLAWYNAGKPDRNVILARTGGYHGMGGGSLAATGIDALHEGFGPLLSGVEFVGKPHGLEHGDDATCILVAELEQRIAEIGPERIAAFVAEPVLGVGGMVPPPPGYWPRVQEVLRRHGILLIVDEIVTAFGRIGHWFASEHYGIEPDMIVTAKGISSGYIPMGAVLVGERVLRLADGAAFRHGFTYNGHPVGAAVALANIDILEREGLLDRAKEVGAAIRAGLEPLAELEHVREVRGVGLMLGVELDRDAASVQAGARRDGLIVRAAGTNIIISPPLVISDEQARTLVRVVREHVTAAGSRPAP, encoded by the coding sequence ATGACCGTACAGGAAGCGAGCGAGCGGGCTCGGCTGCTCGCCGAACTGGATGTTCGCAACATCATCCACCCGCACACCACGATCGGCGCGCCGGCCGAGCCGCTGATCATCGAGCGCGCCGAGGGCGCTGTGCTGTGGGACGACACCGGTAAATCCTATGTAGACGGTACATGCGGGCTGTGGCAGTGCCCGGTGGGACACGGGCGGGCTGAGCTGGCCGCGGCGGCCGCCGAGCAGATCGGCAGGCTGGAGTTCTACTCGTCCTTCGGGGACTACGCCAACGAACCGTCCATTTTGCTCGCCGACCGGCTGCTGCGGTTGGCGCCGCCGGGGTTGCGGAAGGTGTTCTTCACCAACGGCGGCTCCGAGGGCAACGAGACCGCGATCAAGCTCGCCCGGCTCGCCTGGTACAACGCGGGCAAGCCCGACCGCAACGTCATCCTCGCCCGCACCGGCGGCTACCACGGCATGGGCGGCGGCTCGCTCGCCGCGACCGGCATCGACGCACTCCACGAAGGGTTCGGGCCACTGCTTTCCGGCGTCGAGTTCGTCGGCAAGCCACACGGGCTCGAACACGGCGATGACGCGACCTGCATCCTGGTCGCCGAGCTGGAACAGCGGATCGCCGAGATCGGCCCCGAGCGGATCGCCGCCTTCGTCGCCGAACCGGTGCTCGGCGTCGGCGGCATGGTGCCGCCCCCGCCCGGCTACTGGCCCCGGGTGCAGGAGGTCCTGCGGCGGCACGGCATCCTGCTGATCGTCGACGAGATCGTGACCGCGTTCGGCCGGATCGGGCACTGGTTCGCTTCCGAGCACTACGGGATCGAGCCGGACATGATCGTCACCGCCAAGGGGATCTCCAGCGGGTACATCCCGATGGGGGCGGTGCTGGTCGGCGAGCGGGTCCTCCGGCTGGCCGACGGCGCGGCCTTCCGGCACGGCTTCACCTACAACGGCCATCCGGTCGGCGCGGCGGTCGCCCTTGCCAATATCGACATCCTGGAGCGTGAGGGGCTGCTCGACCGGGCGAAGGAGGTCGGCGCCGCGATCCGGGCCGGTCTCGAGCCGCTCGCGGAGCTCGAGCACGTCCGCGAGGTACGTGGCGTCGGGTTGATGCTCGGCGTCGAGCTCGACCGCGACGCCGCGAGCGTGCAGGCGGGCGCACGGCGGGACGGGCTCATCGTGCGCGCCGCCGGGACCAACATCATCATCTCGCCACCGCTGGTGATCAGCGACGAGCAGGCCCGCACCCTCGTGCGGGTGGTGCGCGAGCACGTGACGGCGGCCGGTAGCCGGCCCGCCCCGTGA
- a CDS encoding ABC transporter substrate-binding protein, which produces MRGSRTVTAVAMASVLAGTAACGSDNRALTFVSTGSSFQDNQKTAWQEPFTAESGIEVRNDGPVDEAKLRAMVDAGKVSWDVVDTSAAAAEQYCGTYLEPLDFSIVDRDAYPPETVSECGVPAYFYSIIFMYDTTKYGDRPPRTIADFFDPERYPGRRMVPPEIAVGLLEDALLADGAHPDQLYPLDVDRALRKVDVIKDVTTFAETYGQMQQAMVDGQVDMALVSTARAHQALSAGAPFEPVWDKTIVNWNDLVVPKGSPNREEAMKFIAFIAGDEPSARFSELASVQPVNEQVKPNFDEVQRRIDAFSPEHRHSVVLGNARWWARNFDAVTEKFTAWLAG; this is translated from the coding sequence ATGCGAGGCAGCAGAACAGTGACCGCCGTGGCGATGGCGTCGGTACTCGCCGGCACCGCCGCGTGCGGATCGGACAACCGGGCGCTGACCTTCGTCTCCACCGGAAGTTCCTTCCAGGACAACCAGAAGACGGCGTGGCAGGAGCCGTTCACCGCCGAGTCCGGCATCGAGGTCCGCAATGACGGCCCGGTGGACGAGGCCAAGCTGCGGGCGATGGTCGACGCGGGCAAGGTCAGCTGGGACGTGGTGGACACCAGTGCGGCGGCGGCCGAGCAGTACTGCGGCACCTACCTGGAGCCACTGGACTTCTCCATCGTCGACCGCGACGCCTACCCGCCGGAGACGGTGAGCGAGTGCGGGGTGCCAGCCTACTTCTACAGCATCATCTTCATGTACGACACCACCAAGTACGGCGACCGGCCACCGCGGACCATTGCGGACTTCTTCGATCCCGAGCGCTATCCCGGCAGGCGGATGGTTCCCCCGGAGATCGCCGTCGGGCTGCTCGAGGACGCGCTGCTGGCCGACGGGGCGCACCCGGATCAGCTCTACCCGCTGGATGTCGACCGGGCGCTGCGCAAGGTCGACGTGATCAAGGACGTGACCACGTTCGCGGAGACCTACGGCCAGATGCAGCAGGCGATGGTGGACGGCCAGGTGGACATGGCGCTGGTGTCCACGGCACGGGCCCACCAGGCGCTCAGCGCGGGTGCGCCGTTCGAGCCGGTGTGGGACAAGACGATCGTCAACTGGAATGACCTCGTCGTGCCGAAGGGCTCGCCGAACAGGGAAGAGGCCATGAAGTTCATCGCGTTCATCGCGGGGGACGAGCCGTCGGCGAGGTTCTCCGAACTGGCCTCGGTACAGCCGGTGAACGAGCAGGTCAAGCCGAACTTCGACGAGGTACAGCGCCGGATCGACGCGTTCTCCCCTGAGCACCGGCACAGCGTGGTGCTCGGCAACGCCCGGTGGTGGGCACGCAACTTCGACGCGGTGACCGAGAAGTTCACCGCCTGGCTGGCCGGTTAG
- a CDS encoding ABC transporter permease produces the protein MSSSTVATGTAGTASTGRGRRPRMVNWTLLPAAAVLLVFFFYPLATIVWRSITEPAFGLDNYTVLFTDGVSVTVLLRTLRTALIVALVALVIAYPYAYAMTRVSKRGRALLTVLVLLPFWTSVMARNFAWYLLEQRGGLIERFLAALGIDGVVLLGSVTGVTVAMVQVMLPFMVLPLYSGMSAIDRRLLDAATSLGASWRTAFAKVYFPLSLPGVVSGFSLVFIVTLGFFITPALLGTPQQSLVAQVIETRVSDLLDFPGAGAFGAVLLVVTLLVLFAVSRIARPTAALNQAVDRG, from the coding sequence ATGAGCTCATCCACGGTGGCCACCGGCACGGCCGGCACGGCTTCCACCGGGCGCGGGAGGCGGCCCCGCATGGTCAACTGGACCCTGCTGCCCGCCGCCGCGGTACTCCTGGTGTTCTTCTTCTACCCGCTGGCCACGATCGTGTGGCGCAGCATCACCGAGCCCGCGTTCGGCCTGGACAACTACACCGTGCTGTTCACCGACGGGGTCTCGGTCACCGTGCTGCTGCGCACGCTGCGGACCGCCCTGATCGTCGCGCTGGTGGCGCTGGTGATCGCCTACCCGTACGCGTACGCCATGACGAGGGTGTCGAAACGCGGCCGGGCACTGCTGACCGTGCTGGTGCTGCTGCCGTTCTGGACCTCGGTGATGGCGAGGAACTTCGCCTGGTACCTGCTCGAGCAGCGGGGCGGCCTGATCGAGCGGTTCCTCGCCGCGCTCGGCATCGACGGCGTGGTGCTGCTCGGCAGCGTGACCGGGGTGACCGTGGCCATGGTGCAGGTGATGCTGCCGTTCATGGTGCTTCCGCTGTACAGCGGGATGAGTGCCATCGACCGGCGGCTGCTCGACGCGGCGACCAGCCTCGGCGCGTCGTGGCGCACCGCCTTCGCCAAGGTGTACTTCCCGCTGTCGCTTCCCGGTGTGGTCTCCGGATTCTCCCTGGTCTTCATCGTGACACTGGGGTTCTTCATCACGCCCGCGCTGCTCGGCACACCGCAGCAGTCGCTGGTGGCGCAGGTGATCGAGACCAGGGTCAGTGACCTGCTGGACTTCCCGGGAGCGGGCGCGTTCGGTGCGGTGCTGCTGGTGGTCACGCTGCTGGTGCTGTTCGCCGTGAGCCGGATCGCGCGCCCGACCGCGGCACTGAACCAGGCGGTGGACCGTGGCTAG
- a CDS encoding ABC transporter permease, which yields MASADRPRAGRQGIGWGLRIWVVLVAALLLAPTLVVIPMSFSASETFEFPPREWSLRWYEEFFSSHAWMSSVLNSLQIGLLTAVLATAVGVAAAIGLDRTGFRGREMLRSAAMAPMIVPGIVVAVAIYGTFLRWQLNGTLLGFVLAHTVLALPFVVTSVATSLAGYDRVVETAAASLGASWWTTFRKVTLPLLAPGVASGFVFAFVVSLDEVMIALFLQTPDIRTLPVQMYNSITLEIDPTIAAASSLIVAITTIALLLPQLVRRRRSES from the coding sequence GTGGCTAGCGCGGACCGGCCCCGCGCCGGGCGGCAGGGAATCGGCTGGGGTCTGCGTATCTGGGTGGTGCTGGTGGCCGCGCTGCTGCTGGCCCCGACGCTGGTGGTCATCCCGATGAGCTTCAGCGCGAGCGAGACCTTCGAGTTCCCGCCGCGGGAATGGTCGCTGCGCTGGTACGAGGAGTTCTTCTCCTCGCACGCCTGGATGTCCTCTGTGCTCAACTCGCTGCAGATCGGCCTGCTGACCGCGGTGCTGGCCACCGCGGTCGGGGTCGCGGCGGCGATCGGCCTGGACCGCACCGGGTTCCGGGGCAGGGAGATGCTGCGTTCGGCCGCGATGGCCCCGATGATCGTGCCCGGGATCGTGGTCGCGGTGGCGATCTACGGGACGTTCCTGCGCTGGCAGCTGAACGGGACGTTGCTCGGGTTCGTGCTGGCGCACACCGTGCTCGCGCTGCCGTTCGTGGTGACCTCGGTCGCCACCAGCCTGGCCGGCTACGACCGGGTGGTCGAGACCGCAGCCGCCAGCCTCGGCGCGTCCTGGTGGACGACGTTCCGGAAGGTGACCCTGCCGCTGCTGGCGCCAGGGGTGGCTTCCGGTTTCGTGTTCGCCTTCGTCGTCTCCCTTGACGAGGTGATGATCGCCCTGTTCCTGCAGACTCCGGACATCCGCACGCTGCCGGTGCAGATGTACAACTCGATCACTCTGGAAATCGACCCGACGATCGCCGCGGCCTCCAGCCTGATCGTGGCGATCACGACCATCGCCCTGCTGCTGCCGCAGCTGGTCCGCAGACGCCGGAGCGAATCATGA
- a CDS encoding ABC transporter ATP-binding protein → MSAQPSTPTSHGIRIANVTKEFPALPRPAVDDVSLDIAPGEFMTFLGPSGSGKTTMLSMIAGFVPLSEGSISIDGEDVSRLKAHKRDLGVVFQQYALFPHMTAARNIAFPLQQRSMPKAEIATRVREALRLVDLEEVADRLPKQLSGGQQQRVALARAVVYEPRALLLDEPLGALDKRLRDQLRREIARMHRELGMTFIFVTHDQEEALTLSNRIAVFHEGKVEQVGTPDELYERPRTLFVARFLGESNVFHGAAGAGELAVVRPERLELHADPAEAPAGCPRRDATVTDVVYVGNHHRIGLRFADGTSGSAMRLAGAALPAAPGEPVVVSWSSRHQAVIPDPETAGSRLDPAGMDQTAATVIG, encoded by the coding sequence ATGAGCGCACAGCCGTCCACACCCACCAGTCACGGGATCCGGATCGCGAACGTGACCAAGGAGTTCCCCGCGCTGCCCCGGCCCGCCGTCGATGACGTGTCGCTGGACATCGCGCCGGGCGAGTTCATGACCTTTCTCGGCCCGTCCGGGTCCGGCAAGACGACCATGCTGTCGATGATCGCCGGATTCGTGCCGTTGAGCGAGGGCTCGATCTCCATCGACGGTGAGGACGTCAGCAGGCTCAAGGCACACAAGCGCGATCTCGGCGTGGTGTTCCAGCAGTACGCGCTGTTCCCGCACATGACGGCGGCACGCAACATCGCGTTCCCGTTGCAGCAGCGGAGCATGCCGAAAGCGGAGATCGCGACCAGGGTGCGCGAGGCGTTGCGGCTGGTCGACCTCGAGGAGGTCGCCGACCGGCTCCCGAAACAGCTCTCCGGCGGGCAGCAGCAGCGGGTCGCGCTGGCCCGCGCGGTGGTCTACGAGCCACGGGCGCTGCTGCTGGACGAGCCACTCGGCGCACTGGACAAGCGGCTGCGCGACCAGCTGCGCCGGGAGATCGCCCGGATGCACCGGGAACTGGGCATGACGTTCATCTTCGTCACCCACGACCAGGAGGAGGCACTCACCCTTTCCAACCGGATCGCGGTGTTCCACGAGGGGAAGGTCGAGCAGGTCGGCACTCCCGACGAGCTCTACGAACGCCCGCGGACGCTGTTCGTGGCGCGCTTTCTCGGCGAGTCCAACGTGTTCCACGGTGCCGCCGGTGCGGGCGAGCTCGCGGTGGTCCGGCCGGAACGGCTGGAACTGCACGCCGACCCCGCTGAGGCACCGGCAGGTTGCCCGCGGCGGGACGCGACCGTCACCGACGTCGTGTACGTGGGCAACCATCACCGGATCGGGCTGCGGTTCGCCGACGGCACCAGCGGCTCGGCGATGCGCCTCGCCGGCGCCGCTCTCCCGGCCGCGCCCGGCGAGCCCGTGGTGGTGAGCTGGAGCTCCCGGCACCAGGCCGTCATCCCGGACCCCGAGACCGCGGGCTCCCGGCTCGACCCGGCAGGTATGGACCAGACCGCCGCGACGGTCATCGGCTGA
- a CDS encoding extracellular solute-binding protein, which translates to MAGAAGFAVALLAGCTAGTDDQSLTFVSYGEGAYQDGQQQAWLEPYEDKSDVDITLDGPSDNAKLRAMVEAGRVTWDIMDTDAFMAREHCGTLLEKIDVGDLRDSFPEGTLSDCGVPAALFGLMPMYNENTYGENPPSTLADFFDTSKFPGKRVIYGKDPAIGTLEAALLAGGVPEDQLYPLDVQRALGVYDRIRSDLIFAQTYGQQQQVMVDDQADMALVVSARAYSALQAGGTQWKAMRTKVPVTWDVLVIPKGSPHKDTAVDLIRFASRPEQAARFAEISGAGPANVAAEPRVNELQQRVDVLGAEHVDRQVFIDADWWTPNYTSVVQAWSAWQTG; encoded by the coding sequence ATGGCGGGAGCGGCCGGGTTCGCGGTCGCACTGCTCGCGGGCTGCACCGCGGGCACCGACGACCAGTCGCTGACCTTCGTGTCCTACGGTGAGGGCGCCTACCAGGACGGTCAGCAGCAGGCATGGCTGGAACCGTACGAGGATAAGTCCGATGTGGACATCACACTGGACGGGCCTTCGGACAACGCGAAGCTGCGTGCCATGGTCGAGGCGGGCAGGGTCACCTGGGACATCATGGACACCGACGCGTTCATGGCCAGGGAACACTGCGGCACCCTGCTGGAGAAGATCGACGTCGGCGACCTACGGGATTCGTTTCCGGAGGGAACCCTTTCCGACTGCGGGGTTCCGGCGGCGCTGTTCGGCCTGATGCCGATGTACAACGAGAACACCTACGGCGAGAACCCGCCGTCCACGCTCGCGGACTTCTTCGACACCAGCAAGTTCCCCGGTAAGCGGGTGATCTACGGCAAGGATCCGGCCATCGGCACGCTGGAGGCGGCCCTGCTCGCCGGCGGTGTGCCCGAGGACCAGCTCTACCCGCTGGACGTGCAGCGCGCCCTCGGCGTGTACGACCGGATCCGGTCCGACCTCATCTTCGCGCAGACCTACGGCCAGCAGCAGCAGGTGATGGTGGACGACCAGGCGGATATGGCGCTGGTGGTCAGCGCGCGGGCATACTCCGCGTTGCAGGCCGGTGGCACGCAGTGGAAGGCCATGCGGACCAAGGTTCCGGTCACCTGGGACGTGCTGGTGATCCCGAAGGGCAGCCCGCACAAGGACACCGCCGTGGACCTCATCCGGTTCGCCTCGCGGCCGGAGCAGGCCGCGAGGTTCGCCGAGATCTCGGGTGCGGGCCCGGCCAACGTCGCCGCCGAGCCGCGGGTAAACGAGCTGCAGCAACGGGTCGACGTGCTCGGCGCCGAGCACGTCGACCGCCAGGTGTTCATCGATGCCGACTGGTGGACCCCGAACTACACCTCGGTCGTGCAGGCGTGGTCGGCATGGCAGACCGGATGA